In Aegilops tauschii subsp. strangulata cultivar AL8/78 chromosome 3, Aet v6.0, whole genome shotgun sequence, one genomic interval encodes:
- the LOC109743860 gene encoding protein EARLY RESPONSIVE TO DEHYDRATION 15, protein MEVVTGSNGGRLNPWAEPFVPGSWCRPAPVQAAAAEVEDFSPEWWRLVASSPSFRDSWLRDYGDLGLLDADEGPDDSDAFFPPPRHNDGEERKGEAAVKKSGGEVAPWGIEKWWRAHVASPPEVPKYAEKAPAKVLGGGRFSPRTIQQPR, encoded by the exons ATGGAGGTGGTGACTGGCAGCAACGGCGGGAGGCTGAACCCGTGGGCGGAGCCCTTCGTGCCGGGGAGCTGGTGCCGCCCCGCCCCCGTGCAGGCGGCCGCGGCGGAGGTCGAGGACTTCTCCCCCGAGTGGTGGCGCCTCGTCGCCTCCTCGCCGTCCTTCCGCGACAGCTGGCTCCGCGACTACGGCGACCTGGGGCTCCTGGACGCCGACGAAGGCCCAGACGACAGCGACGCCTTCTTCCCTCCGCCGCGCCACAACG ATGGGGAGGAGAGGAAAGGAGAAGCCGCCGTCAAGAAGAGCGGAGGGGAGGTGGCGCCCTGGGGGATCGAGAAGTGGTGGCGGGCGCACGTCGCCTCGCCGCCGGAGGTCCCGAAGTATGCGGAGAAGGCGCCTGCCAAGGTCCTGGGCGGCGGCAGGTTCAGCCCCCGCACAATCCAGCAGCCTCGCTAA
- the LOC109743857 gene encoding histone-lysine N-methyltransferase ASHR3-like isoform X2: MPACTQCSLHQNRMTGSVDPSKLMISWSIWPSTSEGAGPAYNIEEAFRRLPLPYADQEFNINPIRKEELESVTKPPPYVHLKHNVYFVKKKCDGDVIEAKCSDCDPPLTCQIRCSCRSVSISCSQACKCSNKCSNRPFRREKRIGVVKTQHCGWGAIALETIEEGDFVIEFVGEVIDGARCEERLQDMKKRRDQNFYMCKVNNNFIIDATFRGNDCRFFNHSCRPNCQLENWQVNGKTRLGVFSLQGIQVGEPLTYNYSFQQHFGPQTECFCGAENCRGKL; encoded by the exons ATGCCTGCATGTACACAATGTTCGCTGCATCAAAACAGAATGACTGGGTCTGTTGATCCTTCAAAGCTAATGATAAGTTGGAGTATTTGGCCATCAACGAGTGAG GGTGCAGGTCCAGCATATAACATTGAG GAAGCCTTCCGGCGATTACCTCTCCCGTATGCTGATCAAGAGTTCAATATTAACCCTATTAGGAAGGAGGAGTTGGAAAGTGTGACAAAACCACCTCCATATGTACATTTGAAGCATA ATGTGTATTTTGTCAAGAAGAAATGTGATGGTGATGTCATTGAAGCTAAATGCAGCGATTGTGACCCTCCTCTGACCTGTCAAATAAGATGCTCGTGCAG GTCTGTGTCCATTAGCTGCTCTCAGGCTTGCAAGTGCTCAAATAAGTGCAGTAACAGACCATTTCGCAGAGAGAAAAGGATCGGGGTTGTTAAG ACACAACATTGTGGATGGGGTGCCATAGCATTGGAAACCATTGAGGAAGGTGATTTTGTGATAGAGTTTGTCGGAGAAG TTATAGATGGCGCGAGATGTGAAGAGAGGCTTCAAGACATGAAAAAGCGCCGAGATCAAAATTTCTACATGTGTAAAGTCAACAACAACTTTATAATAGATGCAACATTCAGAGGAAATGATTGTCGCTTTTTTAACCACAGCTGCAGACCTAACTGTCAGTTGGAGAATTG GCAAGTAAATGGCAAGACAAGGTTAGGTGTGTTTTCTTTACAGGGTATACAAGTGGGTGAGCCCTTGACCTACAATTACAG CTTCCAGCAGCATTTTGGTCCACAGACGGAATGTTTCTGTGGCGCTGAAAACTGCCGAGGGAAGCTGTGA
- the LOC109743857 gene encoding histone-lysine N-methyltransferase ASHR3-like isoform X1, whose product MPACTQCSLHQNRMTGSVDPSKLMISWSIWPSTSEGAGPAYNIEEAFRRLPLPYADQEFNINPIRKEELESVTKPPPYVHLKHNVYFVKKKCDGDVIEAKCSDCDPPLTCQIRCSCRSVSISCSQACKCSNKCSNRPFRREKRIGVVKTQHCGWGAIALETIEEGDFVIEFVGEVIDGARCEERLQDMKKRRDQNFYMCKVNNNFIIDATFRGNDCRFFNHSCRPNCQLENWQVNGKTRLGVFSLQGIQVGEPLTYNYRYMRDSISLSFHIRFSVMYFSLLL is encoded by the exons ATGCCTGCATGTACACAATGTTCGCTGCATCAAAACAGAATGACTGGGTCTGTTGATCCTTCAAAGCTAATGATAAGTTGGAGTATTTGGCCATCAACGAGTGAG GGTGCAGGTCCAGCATATAACATTGAG GAAGCCTTCCGGCGATTACCTCTCCCGTATGCTGATCAAGAGTTCAATATTAACCCTATTAGGAAGGAGGAGTTGGAAAGTGTGACAAAACCACCTCCATATGTACATTTGAAGCATA ATGTGTATTTTGTCAAGAAGAAATGTGATGGTGATGTCATTGAAGCTAAATGCAGCGATTGTGACCCTCCTCTGACCTGTCAAATAAGATGCTCGTGCAG GTCTGTGTCCATTAGCTGCTCTCAGGCTTGCAAGTGCTCAAATAAGTGCAGTAACAGACCATTTCGCAGAGAGAAAAGGATCGGGGTTGTTAAG ACACAACATTGTGGATGGGGTGCCATAGCATTGGAAACCATTGAGGAAGGTGATTTTGTGATAGAGTTTGTCGGAGAAG TTATAGATGGCGCGAGATGTGAAGAGAGGCTTCAAGACATGAAAAAGCGCCGAGATCAAAATTTCTACATGTGTAAAGTCAACAACAACTTTATAATAGATGCAACATTCAGAGGAAATGATTGTCGCTTTTTTAACCACAGCTGCAGACCTAACTGTCAGTTGGAGAATTG GCAAGTAAATGGCAAGACAAGGTTAGGTGTGTTTTCTTTACAGGGTATACAAGTGGGTGAGCCCTTGACCTACAATTACAGGTACATGAGAGACTCAATCAGCCTATCATTTCATATACGTTTTTCTGTTATGTACTTCTCCCTCCTTttataa
- the LOC109743859 gene encoding E3 ubiquitin-protein ligase PUB23: MSAAMAAPSALPAEVPSYFLCPISLQLMRDPVTLPTGISYDRAAISRWLAASAAPAACSTSQRTCPVTRQPLEPELQLTPNHTLRRLIGSWVASVSPGSDVEGEVAALRPVRRDELAKLLSDAAAAQVGALRKLGELVAECEDTRAMLESQDGVFDALSRVLTGASACSTAREEAVGVLSSLRIPEQELVRVVSRHGNLAESLTAVLRSSNLQSRAQAVRLVRSLADVSVPAWVIGLNQELLAEVIRVVRDRVSTRATKAALHALSALCPYGRNRVKIVGAGAVPALVELLLDEPERRVCELALAVLDRLCTCAEGRAELVAHAAGVAVVGKKVLRVSEAASERAVRVLRSVARHAATPAVLQEMAQAGVVGKLCLALRSELCGVKTKEKAHEVLKLHSRIWRSSPCLSPKFLALYPS, encoded by the coding sequence ATGTCAGCAGCCATGGCGGCGCCGAGCGCGCTCCCGGCCGAGGTGCCTTCATACTTCCTCTGCCCGATCTCGCTGCAGCTCATGCGCGACCCGGTCACGCTGCCCACCGGCATCTCCTACGACCGCGCCGCCATCTCGCGCTGGCTCGCCGCGTCCGCTGCGCCGGCCGCGTGCAGCACCAGCCAGCGCACCTGCCCCGTCACGCGCCAGCCGCTCGAGCCGGAGCTCCAGCTCACGCCCAACCACACCCTCCGCCGCCTCATCGGCTCCTGGGTCGCGTCCGTCTCCCCCGGCTCCGACGTCGAGGGGGAGGTGGCCGCGCTGAGGCCCGTGCGCCGGGACGAGCTCGCGAAGCTGCTCTCCGACGCCGCCGCGGCCCAGGTCGGCGCGCTCAGGAAGCTGGGGGAATTGGTGGCCGAGTGCGAGGACACGAGGGCAATGCTCGAGTCCCAGGATGGCGTGTTCGACGCGCTGTCTCGTGTCCTCACCGGCGCCAGCGCTTGCTCCACTGCGCGGGAGGAGGCCGTCGGGGTCCTCTCGTCGCTCCGGATCCCGGAGCAGGAGCTGGTCCGCGTCGTGTCCAGGCACGGCAACCTGGCGGAGTCCCTCACGGCCGTGCTCCGCTCGTCCAACCTACAGTCGCGGGCGCAGGCCGTGCGGCTCGTGAGGTCGCTGGCCGACGTCTCCGTGCCGGCCTGGGTCATCGGGCTCAACCAGGAGCTCCTCGCCGAGGTGATCCGCGTGGTCCGCGACCGCGTCTCGACGCGCGCCACTAAGGCGGCGCTCCACGCGCTCTCCGCGCTCTGCCCGTACGGCCGGAACCGCGTCAAGATCGTCGGCGCCGGCGCGGTGCCGGCGCTCGTGGAGCTGCTGCTGGACGAGCCCGAGCGGCGGGTCTGCGAGCTCGCGCTGGCCGTGCTGGACCGGCTGTGCACGTGCGCCGAGGGGCGCGCCGAGCTGGTGGCTCACGCGGCGGGGGTGGCCGTGGTGGGCAAGAAGGTGCTGCGGGTGTCGGAGGCGGCCAGCGAGCGGGCGGTGCGCGTGCTGAGGTCCGTCGCGCGGCACGCGGCGACGCCGGCCGTGCTGCAGGAGATggcgcaggccggcgtcgtgggcAAGCTGTGCCTGGCGCTGCGGTCCGAGCTGTGCGGGGTCAAGACCAAGGAGAAGGCGCACGAGGTGCTCAAGCTGCACTCCAGGATCTGGAGGAGCTCACCGTGCTTGTCTCCCAAGTTCTTGGCGCTCTACCCTTCGTGA